In Musa acuminata AAA Group cultivar baxijiao chromosome BXJ2-8, Cavendish_Baxijiao_AAA, whole genome shotgun sequence, one genomic interval encodes:
- the LOC135620003 gene encoding probable starch synthase 4, chloroplastic/amyloplastic isoform X2, whose product MASVACSLVLGRGFSCAKTPTRSPIACLRLSRAVSCKMRNRHLSSQQKRQQFKRAPTERLSLNMNAQSHDNIGCEPEEASSAGVSHSSQITIPSNDAESDSNSETDVAVSSFEETNMIENNDEQEHPSIHLEDLIATIRNAEKNILLLNQARVYAVEELDKILSEKEALQAEINNLEMKLAETDARIKVAAQEKINAELLENQLEKLKTEISSRNSIEEGKHGTLDDESPLVLELNDLRKENALLKDDIQMLKLKLADVSKTEERLPLLEKRHSLLEASLMELQSQLSNAQDDVSRLASLRYECKALLDKVENLQALFNDASRVMDQPTLGLQQYHELQKKVDKIEALVTEATVSKFPSENFHHYDETLREKIELLEKQLWESDQEIHSQIQLFQESVREFHDALERLKEEIEKRSQELSLENLPQEFWSRLLLIIDGWLLEKKISVNDAKLLREMTWKKDAQIRDAYLASRSKSEHEKLATFLKLTYSRTSPGMHIIHIAAEMAPVAKVGGLGDVISGLGKALQRKGHLVEIVLPKYDCMQYDLITDMKALDVVVESYFDGQLFRNKIWVGIIEGLPVYFIEPHHPAKFFWRGKYYGEYDDFKRFSFFSRAAVELLYQAGKKPDIIHCHDWQTAFVAPLYWDIYAAKGFNSARICFTCHNFEYQGTVPASELASCGLDVHQLNRPDRMRDHSADDKVNTVKGAIVFSNIVTTVSPTYSQEVRTVEGGRGLHETLKSHSKKFIGILNGIDTDAWNPSTDNYISVQYSADDLQGKAENKDAIRKCLKLSRSEGSQPLVGCITRLVPQKGVHLIRHAIYCALELGGQFVLLGSSPVPHIQREFEDIANHFQSHSHVRLLLKYDDALSHLIYAASDMFIIPSMFEPCGLTQMIAMRYGSVPIVRKTGGLNDSVFDVDDNTIPEQYQNGFTFVAPDEQGLSSAMERAFQHYIRSPESWQQLVQKDMRLDFSWDSSASQYEELYERSVARARAAARV is encoded by the exons ATGGCGTCGGTGGCGTGTTCCCTGGTTCTCGGCCGCGGCTTCAGCTGCGCCAAGACCCCCACCCGGTCCCCGATCGCGTGTCTCCGCCTCTCGCGCGCGGTCTCTTGCAAGATGCGGAACAGGCATTTGAG TTCCCAGCAAAAGAGACAGCAATTTAAAAGGGCTCCTACAGAGCGGCTGTCACTAAATATGAATGCTCAATCCCATGACAATATCGGTTGTGAACCTGAAGAAGCTAGCTCTGCTGGTGTATCACATTCAAGCCAAATAACCATACCAAGCAATGATGCTGAGTCTGATAGTAACAGCGAGACGGATGTAGCAGTATCATCTTTTGAAGAAACTAATATG ATTGAGAATAATGATGAACAAGAGCATCCAAGCATTCATCTAGAGGACTTGATAGCCACGATCAGGAATGCTGAGAAAA atattttgcTTCTTAATCAAGCTCGAGTTTATGCAGTTGAAGAACTTGACAAAATTCTTTCTGAAAAGGAGGCTTTGCAAGCTGAAATAAACAATCTAGAGATGAAGTTGGCAGAAACAGATGCACGAATTAAAGTTGCAGCTCAAGAAAAGATAAATGCAGAACTCCTCGAAAATCAGCTTgagaaattgaagactgaaatatCTTCAAGGAATTCTATCGAGGAAGGAAAGCATGGTACACTGGATGATGAATCTCCCCTTGTTTTGGAGCTTAATGACCTGAGGAAAGAAAATGCGTTGCTAAAGGATGATATACAGATGCTTAAGTTGAAACTGGCTGATGTTAGTAAAACAGAGGAGCGTTTACCTTTGCTGGAGAAAAGACATTCCTTGTTGGAGGCTTCCCTTATGGAGTTGCAATCTCAACTGTCAAATGCTCAGGATGATGTTTCAAGACTTGCTTCTCTGCGATATGAATGCAAAGCTTTGTTGGACAAGGTAGAAAATTTGCAAGCATTGTTTAATGATGCAAGCAGAGTGATGGACCAGCCTACTTTAGGTTTACAACAATATCATGAGCTGCAGAAGAAGGTTGACAAGATAGAAGCATTAGTGACAGAAGCAACTGTGTCAAAGTTTCCATCTGAAAATTTTCACCATTATGATGAGACTTTGCGAGAGAAAATTGAACTGTTGGAGAAGCAATTGTGGGAGTCTGACCAAGAAATACATTCTCAAATTCAGTTGTTTCAAGAATCAGTTAGAGAATTTCATGATGCACTGGAAAGATTAAAAGAAGAAATCGAGAAAAGATCTCAAGAACTTTCTTTGGAAAATCTGCCCCAGGAATTCTGGAGCCGCTTGCTGCTTATAATTGATGGTTGGTTGCTTGAGAAGAAAATATCAGTCAATGATGCTAAGTTGTTGAGAGAAATGACATGGAAGAAGGATGCTCAGATTCGTGATGCATATTTAGCAAGCAGAAGCAAGAGTGAGCATGAAAAGTTGGCTACATTCCTTAAGTTGACTTACTCTCGTACAAG TCCAGGAATGCACATAATCCATATTGCAGCAGAAATGGCCCCAGTTGCAAAG GTCGGTGGTTTAGGGGATGTTATATCAGGTCTTGGTAAAGCACTACAGAGGAAGGGACACCTGGTGGAAATTGTCCTGCCAAAATATGACTGCATGCAGTATGATCTTATCACTGATATGAAG GCACTGGATGTTGTAGTAGAATCTTATTTTGATGGACAACTCTTCAGGAACAAAATTTGGGTTGGGATTATTGAAG GTCTTCCTGTCTATTTTATAGAACCTCATCATCCAGCTAAGTTCTTTTGGAGAGGAAAATACTATGGAGAGTATGATGACTTCAAGCGTTTCTCATTCTTTAGCCGTGCAGCTGTTGAATTGCTCTATCAAGCTGGGAAAAAACCTGACATAATCCATTGTCATGATTGGCAGACAGCCTTTGTT GCACCACTTTATTGGGATATATATGCTGCCAAGGGTTTTAATTCAGCTAGAATTTGTTTCACCTGCCACAACTTCGAGTATCAAGGAACAGTACCTGCTTCGGAATTGGCGTCCTGTGGACTTGATGTCCACCAGCTAAACAGACCTGACAGGATGCGGGACCACTCAGCAGATGACAAAGTCAATACTGTCAAG GGTGCAATTGTGTTCTCTAACATTGTTACCACTGTATCGCCAACTTATTCTCAAGAGGTCCGCACTGTAGAG GGTGGTCGGGGCCTCCATGAAACATTAAAATCTCATTCTAAGAAATTTATTGGGATTCTTAATGGCATTGATACAGATGCATGGAATCCTTCCACAGATAACTATATCAGTGTCCAGTACAGTGCTGATGATCTTCAGGGAAAAGCAGAGAACAAAGATGCTATAAGGAAGTGTCTTAAGCTTTCCCGTTCTGAGGGTTCTCAACCACTG GTTGGTTGTATTACACGGCTTGTACCACAGAAAGGTGTCCATCTTATCAGACATGCAATATACTGTGCGCTTGAGTTAGGAGGACAGTTTGTGCTTCTTGGTTCAAGTCCAGTGCCCCACATTCAA CGGGAGTTTGAGGACATTGCAAACCATTTCCAGAGCCACTCTCACGTCCGGTTGCTTTTGAAATATGATGATGCTCTTTCACACTTGATTTATGCAGCATCTGACATGTTTATTATTCCATCAATGTTTGAGCCTTGTGGCCTTACTCAG ATGATTGCTATGAGATATGGTTCTGTTCCAATTGTAAGAAAAACTGGCGGGCTGAATGATAG TGTTTTTGATGTTGATGATAATACGATACCAGAACAATACCAAAATGGATTCACATTTGTCGCACCTGATGAGCAG GGCCTAAGCAGTGCCATGGAACGGGCATTTCAGCACTACATCAGAAGCCCTGAGAGCTGGCAACAACTTGTTCAGAAGGACATGAGACTGGATTTCAGTTGGGATTCTTCAGCATCACAATACGAAGAGTTATACGAAAGATCTGTGGCTAGAGCAAGGGCAGCAGCTCGAGTGTAA
- the LOC135620003 gene encoding probable starch synthase 4, chloroplastic/amyloplastic isoform X1 produces MASVACSLVLGRGFSCAKTPTRSPIACLRLSRAVSCKMRNRHLSSQQKRQQFKRAPTERLSLNMNAQSHDNIGCEPEEASSAGVSHSSQITIPSNDAESDSNSETDVAVSSFEETNMVIENNDEQEHPSIHLEDLIATIRNAEKNILLLNQARVYAVEELDKILSEKEALQAEINNLEMKLAETDARIKVAAQEKINAELLENQLEKLKTEISSRNSIEEGKHGTLDDESPLVLELNDLRKENALLKDDIQMLKLKLADVSKTEERLPLLEKRHSLLEASLMELQSQLSNAQDDVSRLASLRYECKALLDKVENLQALFNDASRVMDQPTLGLQQYHELQKKVDKIEALVTEATVSKFPSENFHHYDETLREKIELLEKQLWESDQEIHSQIQLFQESVREFHDALERLKEEIEKRSQELSLENLPQEFWSRLLLIIDGWLLEKKISVNDAKLLREMTWKKDAQIRDAYLASRSKSEHEKLATFLKLTYSRTSPGMHIIHIAAEMAPVAKVGGLGDVISGLGKALQRKGHLVEIVLPKYDCMQYDLITDMKALDVVVESYFDGQLFRNKIWVGIIEGLPVYFIEPHHPAKFFWRGKYYGEYDDFKRFSFFSRAAVELLYQAGKKPDIIHCHDWQTAFVAPLYWDIYAAKGFNSARICFTCHNFEYQGTVPASELASCGLDVHQLNRPDRMRDHSADDKVNTVKGAIVFSNIVTTVSPTYSQEVRTVEGGRGLHETLKSHSKKFIGILNGIDTDAWNPSTDNYISVQYSADDLQGKAENKDAIRKCLKLSRSEGSQPLVGCITRLVPQKGVHLIRHAIYCALELGGQFVLLGSSPVPHIQREFEDIANHFQSHSHVRLLLKYDDALSHLIYAASDMFIIPSMFEPCGLTQMIAMRYGSVPIVRKTGGLNDSVFDVDDNTIPEQYQNGFTFVAPDEQGLSSAMERAFQHYIRSPESWQQLVQKDMRLDFSWDSSASQYEELYERSVARARAAARV; encoded by the exons ATGGCGTCGGTGGCGTGTTCCCTGGTTCTCGGCCGCGGCTTCAGCTGCGCCAAGACCCCCACCCGGTCCCCGATCGCGTGTCTCCGCCTCTCGCGCGCGGTCTCTTGCAAGATGCGGAACAGGCATTTGAG TTCCCAGCAAAAGAGACAGCAATTTAAAAGGGCTCCTACAGAGCGGCTGTCACTAAATATGAATGCTCAATCCCATGACAATATCGGTTGTGAACCTGAAGAAGCTAGCTCTGCTGGTGTATCACATTCAAGCCAAATAACCATACCAAGCAATGATGCTGAGTCTGATAGTAACAGCGAGACGGATGTAGCAGTATCATCTTTTGAAGAAACTAATATGGTG ATTGAGAATAATGATGAACAAGAGCATCCAAGCATTCATCTAGAGGACTTGATAGCCACGATCAGGAATGCTGAGAAAA atattttgcTTCTTAATCAAGCTCGAGTTTATGCAGTTGAAGAACTTGACAAAATTCTTTCTGAAAAGGAGGCTTTGCAAGCTGAAATAAACAATCTAGAGATGAAGTTGGCAGAAACAGATGCACGAATTAAAGTTGCAGCTCAAGAAAAGATAAATGCAGAACTCCTCGAAAATCAGCTTgagaaattgaagactgaaatatCTTCAAGGAATTCTATCGAGGAAGGAAAGCATGGTACACTGGATGATGAATCTCCCCTTGTTTTGGAGCTTAATGACCTGAGGAAAGAAAATGCGTTGCTAAAGGATGATATACAGATGCTTAAGTTGAAACTGGCTGATGTTAGTAAAACAGAGGAGCGTTTACCTTTGCTGGAGAAAAGACATTCCTTGTTGGAGGCTTCCCTTATGGAGTTGCAATCTCAACTGTCAAATGCTCAGGATGATGTTTCAAGACTTGCTTCTCTGCGATATGAATGCAAAGCTTTGTTGGACAAGGTAGAAAATTTGCAAGCATTGTTTAATGATGCAAGCAGAGTGATGGACCAGCCTACTTTAGGTTTACAACAATATCATGAGCTGCAGAAGAAGGTTGACAAGATAGAAGCATTAGTGACAGAAGCAACTGTGTCAAAGTTTCCATCTGAAAATTTTCACCATTATGATGAGACTTTGCGAGAGAAAATTGAACTGTTGGAGAAGCAATTGTGGGAGTCTGACCAAGAAATACATTCTCAAATTCAGTTGTTTCAAGAATCAGTTAGAGAATTTCATGATGCACTGGAAAGATTAAAAGAAGAAATCGAGAAAAGATCTCAAGAACTTTCTTTGGAAAATCTGCCCCAGGAATTCTGGAGCCGCTTGCTGCTTATAATTGATGGTTGGTTGCTTGAGAAGAAAATATCAGTCAATGATGCTAAGTTGTTGAGAGAAATGACATGGAAGAAGGATGCTCAGATTCGTGATGCATATTTAGCAAGCAGAAGCAAGAGTGAGCATGAAAAGTTGGCTACATTCCTTAAGTTGACTTACTCTCGTACAAG TCCAGGAATGCACATAATCCATATTGCAGCAGAAATGGCCCCAGTTGCAAAG GTCGGTGGTTTAGGGGATGTTATATCAGGTCTTGGTAAAGCACTACAGAGGAAGGGACACCTGGTGGAAATTGTCCTGCCAAAATATGACTGCATGCAGTATGATCTTATCACTGATATGAAG GCACTGGATGTTGTAGTAGAATCTTATTTTGATGGACAACTCTTCAGGAACAAAATTTGGGTTGGGATTATTGAAG GTCTTCCTGTCTATTTTATAGAACCTCATCATCCAGCTAAGTTCTTTTGGAGAGGAAAATACTATGGAGAGTATGATGACTTCAAGCGTTTCTCATTCTTTAGCCGTGCAGCTGTTGAATTGCTCTATCAAGCTGGGAAAAAACCTGACATAATCCATTGTCATGATTGGCAGACAGCCTTTGTT GCACCACTTTATTGGGATATATATGCTGCCAAGGGTTTTAATTCAGCTAGAATTTGTTTCACCTGCCACAACTTCGAGTATCAAGGAACAGTACCTGCTTCGGAATTGGCGTCCTGTGGACTTGATGTCCACCAGCTAAACAGACCTGACAGGATGCGGGACCACTCAGCAGATGACAAAGTCAATACTGTCAAG GGTGCAATTGTGTTCTCTAACATTGTTACCACTGTATCGCCAACTTATTCTCAAGAGGTCCGCACTGTAGAG GGTGGTCGGGGCCTCCATGAAACATTAAAATCTCATTCTAAGAAATTTATTGGGATTCTTAATGGCATTGATACAGATGCATGGAATCCTTCCACAGATAACTATATCAGTGTCCAGTACAGTGCTGATGATCTTCAGGGAAAAGCAGAGAACAAAGATGCTATAAGGAAGTGTCTTAAGCTTTCCCGTTCTGAGGGTTCTCAACCACTG GTTGGTTGTATTACACGGCTTGTACCACAGAAAGGTGTCCATCTTATCAGACATGCAATATACTGTGCGCTTGAGTTAGGAGGACAGTTTGTGCTTCTTGGTTCAAGTCCAGTGCCCCACATTCAA CGGGAGTTTGAGGACATTGCAAACCATTTCCAGAGCCACTCTCACGTCCGGTTGCTTTTGAAATATGATGATGCTCTTTCACACTTGATTTATGCAGCATCTGACATGTTTATTATTCCATCAATGTTTGAGCCTTGTGGCCTTACTCAG ATGATTGCTATGAGATATGGTTCTGTTCCAATTGTAAGAAAAACTGGCGGGCTGAATGATAG TGTTTTTGATGTTGATGATAATACGATACCAGAACAATACCAAAATGGATTCACATTTGTCGCACCTGATGAGCAG GGCCTAAGCAGTGCCATGGAACGGGCATTTCAGCACTACATCAGAAGCCCTGAGAGCTGGCAACAACTTGTTCAGAAGGACATGAGACTGGATTTCAGTTGGGATTCTTCAGCATCACAATACGAAGAGTTATACGAAAGATCTGTGGCTAGAGCAAGGGCAGCAGCTCGAGTGTAA
- the LOC135620003 gene encoding probable starch synthase 4, chloroplastic/amyloplastic isoform X4, which produces MASVACSLVLGRGFSCAKTPTRSPIACLRLSRAVSCKMRNRHLSSQQKRQQFKRAPTERLSLNMNAQSHDNIGCEPEEASSAGVSHSSQITIPSNDAESDSNSETDVAVSSFEETNMIENNDEQEHPSIHLEDLIATIRNAEKIEELDKILSEKEALQAEINNLEMKLAETDARIKVAAQEKINAELLENQLEKLKTEISSRNSIEEGKHGTLDDESPLVLELNDLRKENALLKDDIQMLKLKLADVSKTEERLPLLEKRHSLLEASLMELQSQLSNAQDDVSRLASLRYECKALLDKVENLQALFNDASRVMDQPTLGLQQYHELQKKVDKIEALVTEATVSKFPSENFHHYDETLREKIELLEKQLWESDQEIHSQIQLFQESVREFHDALERLKEEIEKRSQELSLENLPQEFWSRLLLIIDGWLLEKKISVNDAKLLREMTWKKDAQIRDAYLASRSKSEHEKLATFLKLTYSRTSPGMHIIHIAAEMAPVAKVGGLGDVISGLGKALQRKGHLVEIVLPKYDCMQYDLITDMKALDVVVESYFDGQLFRNKIWVGIIEGLPVYFIEPHHPAKFFWRGKYYGEYDDFKRFSFFSRAAVELLYQAGKKPDIIHCHDWQTAFVAPLYWDIYAAKGFNSARICFTCHNFEYQGTVPASELASCGLDVHQLNRPDRMRDHSADDKVNTVKGAIVFSNIVTTVSPTYSQEVRTVEGGRGLHETLKSHSKKFIGILNGIDTDAWNPSTDNYISVQYSADDLQGKAENKDAIRKCLKLSRSEGSQPLVGCITRLVPQKGVHLIRHAIYCALELGGQFVLLGSSPVPHIQREFEDIANHFQSHSHVRLLLKYDDALSHLIYAASDMFIIPSMFEPCGLTQMIAMRYGSVPIVRKTGGLNDSVFDVDDNTIPEQYQNGFTFVAPDEQGLSSAMERAFQHYIRSPESWQQLVQKDMRLDFSWDSSASQYEELYERSVARARAAARV; this is translated from the exons ATGGCGTCGGTGGCGTGTTCCCTGGTTCTCGGCCGCGGCTTCAGCTGCGCCAAGACCCCCACCCGGTCCCCGATCGCGTGTCTCCGCCTCTCGCGCGCGGTCTCTTGCAAGATGCGGAACAGGCATTTGAG TTCCCAGCAAAAGAGACAGCAATTTAAAAGGGCTCCTACAGAGCGGCTGTCACTAAATATGAATGCTCAATCCCATGACAATATCGGTTGTGAACCTGAAGAAGCTAGCTCTGCTGGTGTATCACATTCAAGCCAAATAACCATACCAAGCAATGATGCTGAGTCTGATAGTAACAGCGAGACGGATGTAGCAGTATCATCTTTTGAAGAAACTAATATG ATTGAGAATAATGATGAACAAGAGCATCCAAGCATTCATCTAGAGGACTTGATAGCCACGATCAGGAATGCTGAGAAAA TTGAAGAACTTGACAAAATTCTTTCTGAAAAGGAGGCTTTGCAAGCTGAAATAAACAATCTAGAGATGAAGTTGGCAGAAACAGATGCACGAATTAAAGTTGCAGCTCAAGAAAAGATAAATGCAGAACTCCTCGAAAATCAGCTTgagaaattgaagactgaaatatCTTCAAGGAATTCTATCGAGGAAGGAAAGCATGGTACACTGGATGATGAATCTCCCCTTGTTTTGGAGCTTAATGACCTGAGGAAAGAAAATGCGTTGCTAAAGGATGATATACAGATGCTTAAGTTGAAACTGGCTGATGTTAGTAAAACAGAGGAGCGTTTACCTTTGCTGGAGAAAAGACATTCCTTGTTGGAGGCTTCCCTTATGGAGTTGCAATCTCAACTGTCAAATGCTCAGGATGATGTTTCAAGACTTGCTTCTCTGCGATATGAATGCAAAGCTTTGTTGGACAAGGTAGAAAATTTGCAAGCATTGTTTAATGATGCAAGCAGAGTGATGGACCAGCCTACTTTAGGTTTACAACAATATCATGAGCTGCAGAAGAAGGTTGACAAGATAGAAGCATTAGTGACAGAAGCAACTGTGTCAAAGTTTCCATCTGAAAATTTTCACCATTATGATGAGACTTTGCGAGAGAAAATTGAACTGTTGGAGAAGCAATTGTGGGAGTCTGACCAAGAAATACATTCTCAAATTCAGTTGTTTCAAGAATCAGTTAGAGAATTTCATGATGCACTGGAAAGATTAAAAGAAGAAATCGAGAAAAGATCTCAAGAACTTTCTTTGGAAAATCTGCCCCAGGAATTCTGGAGCCGCTTGCTGCTTATAATTGATGGTTGGTTGCTTGAGAAGAAAATATCAGTCAATGATGCTAAGTTGTTGAGAGAAATGACATGGAAGAAGGATGCTCAGATTCGTGATGCATATTTAGCAAGCAGAAGCAAGAGTGAGCATGAAAAGTTGGCTACATTCCTTAAGTTGACTTACTCTCGTACAAG TCCAGGAATGCACATAATCCATATTGCAGCAGAAATGGCCCCAGTTGCAAAG GTCGGTGGTTTAGGGGATGTTATATCAGGTCTTGGTAAAGCACTACAGAGGAAGGGACACCTGGTGGAAATTGTCCTGCCAAAATATGACTGCATGCAGTATGATCTTATCACTGATATGAAG GCACTGGATGTTGTAGTAGAATCTTATTTTGATGGACAACTCTTCAGGAACAAAATTTGGGTTGGGATTATTGAAG GTCTTCCTGTCTATTTTATAGAACCTCATCATCCAGCTAAGTTCTTTTGGAGAGGAAAATACTATGGAGAGTATGATGACTTCAAGCGTTTCTCATTCTTTAGCCGTGCAGCTGTTGAATTGCTCTATCAAGCTGGGAAAAAACCTGACATAATCCATTGTCATGATTGGCAGACAGCCTTTGTT GCACCACTTTATTGGGATATATATGCTGCCAAGGGTTTTAATTCAGCTAGAATTTGTTTCACCTGCCACAACTTCGAGTATCAAGGAACAGTACCTGCTTCGGAATTGGCGTCCTGTGGACTTGATGTCCACCAGCTAAACAGACCTGACAGGATGCGGGACCACTCAGCAGATGACAAAGTCAATACTGTCAAG GGTGCAATTGTGTTCTCTAACATTGTTACCACTGTATCGCCAACTTATTCTCAAGAGGTCCGCACTGTAGAG GGTGGTCGGGGCCTCCATGAAACATTAAAATCTCATTCTAAGAAATTTATTGGGATTCTTAATGGCATTGATACAGATGCATGGAATCCTTCCACAGATAACTATATCAGTGTCCAGTACAGTGCTGATGATCTTCAGGGAAAAGCAGAGAACAAAGATGCTATAAGGAAGTGTCTTAAGCTTTCCCGTTCTGAGGGTTCTCAACCACTG GTTGGTTGTATTACACGGCTTGTACCACAGAAAGGTGTCCATCTTATCAGACATGCAATATACTGTGCGCTTGAGTTAGGAGGACAGTTTGTGCTTCTTGGTTCAAGTCCAGTGCCCCACATTCAA CGGGAGTTTGAGGACATTGCAAACCATTTCCAGAGCCACTCTCACGTCCGGTTGCTTTTGAAATATGATGATGCTCTTTCACACTTGATTTATGCAGCATCTGACATGTTTATTATTCCATCAATGTTTGAGCCTTGTGGCCTTACTCAG ATGATTGCTATGAGATATGGTTCTGTTCCAATTGTAAGAAAAACTGGCGGGCTGAATGATAG TGTTTTTGATGTTGATGATAATACGATACCAGAACAATACCAAAATGGATTCACATTTGTCGCACCTGATGAGCAG GGCCTAAGCAGTGCCATGGAACGGGCATTTCAGCACTACATCAGAAGCCCTGAGAGCTGGCAACAACTTGTTCAGAAGGACATGAGACTGGATTTCAGTTGGGATTCTTCAGCATCACAATACGAAGAGTTATACGAAAGATCTGTGGCTAGAGCAAGGGCAGCAGCTCGAGTGTAA